One window of Arthrobacter oryzae genomic DNA carries:
- a CDS encoding Gfo/Idh/MocA family protein encodes MSLPSAESVRTIRYGLIGAGHMAREHVRNLALIPGSHITAVSDPQPSSLAETVAEIGYEVQTFSSHQDLLASGLVDALVIASPNDTHLAILKDIFASGTNLPVLVEKPVCTSAEQADELESLAAGYPAPVWVAMEYRYMPPVQEIIQAAHGGKLGNVYMLSIVEHRFPFLHKVDAWNRFAERTGGTLVEKCCHFFDLMRLILQDEPVRVYASGGHDVNHMDEVYDGRVSDMIDNAYVIVDFKGGRRAMLELSMFAEGSKFQERISIVGDAAKIETLIPVAANHWIEGDEAEATVEFSPRSPLGPELHEVPVDEAVLAAGAHHGSTYYEHLGYRKAILGEGPVEVTVADGLQSVRMGLAAERSIIEGRPVELLNAGAGARH; translated from the coding sequence ATGTCATTGCCTTCTGCGGAATCGGTCCGGACCATTCGTTACGGACTTATCGGTGCCGGCCATATGGCCCGCGAACACGTCCGGAACCTTGCCCTGATCCCGGGAAGCCACATCACCGCCGTATCCGATCCCCAGCCGTCGTCGCTGGCGGAAACCGTCGCGGAAATCGGCTACGAGGTACAGACCTTCTCCAGCCACCAGGACCTGCTCGCGTCTGGCCTGGTGGATGCGCTGGTCATCGCCAGCCCCAACGACACGCACCTGGCCATCCTCAAAGACATCTTTGCCAGCGGCACCAACCTGCCCGTGCTGGTGGAGAAGCCGGTGTGCACCTCGGCGGAGCAGGCCGACGAACTTGAATCCCTCGCAGCCGGCTATCCTGCCCCGGTCTGGGTTGCCATGGAGTACAGGTACATGCCGCCGGTCCAGGAGATCATCCAGGCCGCCCACGGCGGCAAGCTGGGCAACGTCTACATGCTGTCCATCGTGGAGCACCGGTTCCCGTTCCTTCACAAGGTGGACGCCTGGAACCGCTTTGCCGAGCGGACCGGCGGCACGCTGGTGGAGAAGTGCTGCCACTTCTTTGACCTGATGCGGCTGATCCTGCAGGACGAGCCTGTCCGTGTCTACGCAAGCGGAGGCCACGACGTCAACCACATGGACGAGGTATATGACGGCCGGGTCTCGGACATGATCGACAACGCCTACGTGATTGTGGACTTCAAGGGCGGCCGCCGGGCCATGCTGGAACTGTCCATGTTCGCCGAAGGCTCCAAGTTCCAGGAGCGCATCTCCATCGTGGGCGATGCCGCCAAGATCGAGACCCTCATTCCGGTGGCGGCCAACCACTGGATCGAGGGCGACGAAGCCGAGGCCACGGTGGAATTCAGCCCGCGGTCGCCGCTGGGTCCGGAGCTGCATGAGGTTCCGGTCGATGAAGCCGTGCTCGCCGCGGGCGCCCACCACGGTTCCACGTACTACGAGCACCTTGGCTACCGTAAGGCCATACTGGGCGAAGGCCCGGTGGAAGTTACCGTCGCGGACGGCCTCCAGTCCGTCCGTATGGGCCTCGCGGCCGAGCGTTCCATCATCGAAGGACGCCCCGTGGAACTGCTGAATGCGGGCGCAGGGGCCAGGCATTAA
- a CDS encoding phosphomannomutase/phosphoglucomutase produces MDLSPSFKAYDVRGLVGVSINEKSAEAVGAAFVDVLGLSGQTIACGGDMRPSSPGFSGAFAAGAARRGADVKSLGLISTDELYYVCGALDIAGAIFTASHNPAEYNGIKMAKAGAVPVSAESGLTAIRDLAQQYVDHEIPAAAAQGTVSTLDVLAGYAEKLRSLVPLNAVRPLKVVVDAGNGMAGLTVPAVLGDQFHPALPLTVVPLYFELDGTFPNHPANPLEPENLRDLQAAVIAHGADIGLAFDGDADRCFVVDENGRPVTPSAVTALIAVREIHRAQAAGEAEPVIIHNLITSRAVPEIVAAAGGRTVRTRVGHSFIKARMAEEGAVFGGEHSAHYYFRDFYNADTGMLAAMHVLAALGEQERPLSELAREFDPYAASGEINSSVDGVDSKVADVRASYANGAVIDELDGLSVSSKDGDWWFNLRASNTEELLRLNVEAADAATMARVRDAVLQQIRA; encoded by the coding sequence ATGGACCTGTCACCGTCCTTCAAGGCCTATGACGTGAGGGGCCTCGTCGGCGTTTCCATCAACGAGAAAAGCGCCGAAGCCGTGGGCGCCGCGTTTGTGGACGTGCTGGGCCTGTCCGGCCAGACCATCGCCTGCGGAGGGGACATGCGGCCCTCTTCACCCGGCTTCAGCGGCGCCTTTGCGGCGGGCGCTGCCCGGCGCGGTGCGGATGTGAAGTCCCTGGGCCTTATCTCCACCGATGAGCTCTACTACGTGTGCGGCGCCCTGGACATAGCCGGGGCCATTTTCACCGCGAGCCATAACCCCGCGGAATACAACGGGATCAAGATGGCTAAAGCCGGCGCCGTGCCGGTCTCCGCCGAATCCGGGCTCACGGCCATACGGGACCTGGCCCAGCAGTATGTCGACCACGAGATCCCCGCAGCCGCGGCCCAGGGCACCGTGTCCACGCTTGACGTGCTCGCGGGCTACGCCGAAAAGCTCCGCTCGCTGGTGCCCTTGAATGCCGTCCGGCCGTTGAAAGTGGTGGTGGACGCCGGCAACGGCATGGCGGGCCTGACCGTTCCTGCGGTCCTTGGGGACCAGTTCCACCCCGCGCTGCCGCTCACTGTTGTCCCGCTTTACTTCGAACTCGACGGGACGTTCCCCAACCATCCTGCCAACCCCCTTGAGCCGGAGAACCTCCGCGACCTGCAGGCCGCCGTCATCGCCCACGGCGCCGACATTGGCCTGGCCTTCGACGGCGACGCCGACCGCTGCTTCGTGGTCGACGAGAACGGAAGGCCAGTGACGCCGTCGGCCGTTACGGCATTGATTGCCGTCCGGGAGATCCACCGCGCCCAGGCCGCCGGGGAAGCCGAGCCGGTGATCATCCACAACCTGATCACGTCGCGCGCGGTGCCGGAAATTGTTGCCGCCGCGGGCGGACGGACGGTCCGGACCCGGGTGGGGCATTCCTTTATCAAGGCCCGGATGGCCGAGGAGGGCGCCGTGTTCGGCGGCGAACACTCGGCCCACTACTACTTCCGCGATTTCTACAACGCGGACACGGGCATGCTTGCCGCCATGCACGTCCTGGCCGCCCTCGGCGAGCAGGAGCGGCCCTTGTCTGAACTGGCCCGCGAGTTCGACCCGTACGCGGCCAGCGGCGAAATCAACTCATCCGTGGACGGCGTCGACAGCAAGGTGGCGGACGTGCGGGCCAGCTACGCGAACGGTGCCGTGATCGATGAACTCGACGGGCTCAGCGTCAGCAGCAAGGACGGGGACTGGTGGTTCAACCTGAGGGCCTCCAACACGGAGGAACTACTGCGGCTTAACGTCGAAGCCGCCGACGCCGCCACCATGGCCCGGGTGCGCGACGCCGTCCTGCAGCAGATCCGCGCCTAG
- a CDS encoding DUF808 domain-containing protein, which produces MSGGLVALLDDIAALARIAAASVDDVAAGAAKAGAKAAGVVIDDAAVTPQYVSGADPSRELPMIKRIFWGSLKNKLLIILPALLLISAFIPGAIPFILMAGGTYLCYEGAEKVWHKLRGHHSADEDTPAVERGPEAEAKVVKGAITTDFILSCEIMVISMNEVAAESLWVRALILVVVALVITVLVYGAVALIVKMDDVGLHLAAKESKGSQRVGEMLVKGMPSVLAAITLVGTIAMLWVGGHIMLQGAYDLGWHAPYDLVHVLEEPAAGIAVVGAFLGWLVNTLCSAVLGLAWGLIVMAIVGPLLKVLPFGNKNNGHDESDAAAVHEPANRNSDSAS; this is translated from the coding sequence GTGAGCGGCGGTCTTGTCGCCCTGCTGGACGACATCGCAGCCCTGGCCCGCATAGCTGCCGCCTCGGTGGACGACGTCGCTGCCGGTGCCGCCAAAGCGGGGGCGAAGGCCGCAGGTGTGGTGATCGACGACGCCGCCGTCACCCCGCAGTACGTGTCCGGTGCAGACCCGTCACGCGAACTGCCGATGATCAAGCGGATCTTCTGGGGCTCGCTCAAAAACAAGCTGCTAATCATCCTGCCGGCACTGCTGCTCATCAGCGCCTTCATCCCGGGGGCCATTCCCTTCATCCTCATGGCAGGCGGCACCTACCTCTGCTACGAAGGCGCCGAGAAGGTCTGGCACAAGCTCCGCGGGCATCACTCCGCGGACGAAGATACGCCGGCGGTCGAACGGGGACCCGAGGCGGAGGCCAAGGTCGTCAAGGGCGCCATCACCACCGACTTCATCCTGTCCTGCGAGATCATGGTCATCTCGATGAACGAGGTGGCCGCTGAATCCCTGTGGGTCCGGGCCCTCATCCTGGTCGTCGTGGCTCTCGTGATCACAGTGCTCGTGTACGGCGCCGTCGCACTCATCGTCAAAATGGACGACGTCGGCCTGCACCTGGCCGCCAAGGAGTCCAAGGGTTCCCAGCGCGTCGGCGAGATGCTCGTCAAGGGGATGCCCTCCGTGCTGGCCGCTATTACCCTCGTCGGGACGATCGCCATGCTCTGGGTTGGCGGGCACATCATGCTGCAGGGAGCCTACGACCTCGGCTGGCACGCCCCATACGACCTCGTCCATGTCCTTGAGGAGCCTGCCGCCGGGATCGCGGTGGTTGGTGCCTTCCTGGGCTGGCTCGTAAACACGCTGTGCTCGGCTGTCCTCGGACTCGCCTGGGGCCTCATTGTCATGGCCATCGTGGGCCCGCTGCTGAAAGTGCTGCCGTTCGGCAATAAGAACAACGGGCACGATGAGAGCGACGCAGCCGCCGTGCATGAGCCGGCGAACCGCAACTCCGATTCGGCTTCGTAG
- a CDS encoding carbohydrate kinase family protein, which translates to MTTTRWNVYQPSSGTLLFIGCATLDSIALVQDYPAADSRTVASDFATAGGGPAATAAVAAARAGANTAFAGVLGTDEEGDRIISGLQAEGVDTSAVIRDPAVKTGASVIVVSTASESRAIVTRPVPPVSFPAEGRFRELLDSAAWVHVDHLGWNAVSRIPGLNAADLNISVDAGNPIPSFSPRGVALYVPTVERLSAEYGGHLAVEELLQKAIDDGASAVVATAGAEGAWVKAGNGPAVHVPATPATILSTLGAGDVYHGALLAAVAAGLPLVDAAAFAGRTASASCEGLDGRSKIPHQTITPVLATNHTA; encoded by the coding sequence GTGACTACAACGAGGTGGAACGTGTACCAACCGTCATCAGGAACCCTGCTCTTCATAGGCTGCGCAACTCTTGACTCCATTGCACTTGTCCAGGATTACCCTGCCGCAGACAGCCGCACCGTTGCCTCAGACTTCGCCACTGCAGGCGGCGGACCCGCGGCAACCGCAGCCGTTGCCGCAGCCCGGGCCGGCGCAAACACAGCGTTCGCCGGAGTTCTGGGAACGGACGAGGAGGGCGACCGCATCATCAGCGGCCTGCAGGCAGAAGGCGTGGACACCTCAGCGGTGATCCGCGACCCCGCCGTGAAAACAGGGGCCAGCGTGATTGTGGTCAGCACGGCCTCCGAAAGCCGGGCCATCGTCACCCGCCCGGTGCCGCCGGTCAGCTTCCCTGCCGAAGGCCGCTTCCGTGAACTGCTGGACTCGGCTGCCTGGGTCCACGTGGACCATCTGGGCTGGAACGCCGTCTCCCGCATCCCCGGGCTGAACGCCGCAGACCTGAACATCAGCGTGGACGCCGGCAACCCCATCCCGTCCTTCAGCCCGCGCGGCGTGGCCCTCTATGTGCCCACCGTCGAGCGGCTCAGCGCCGAGTACGGCGGGCACCTGGCCGTTGAGGAACTGCTCCAGAAAGCCATCGACGACGGCGCCTCCGCAGTCGTCGCGACGGCCGGCGCCGAGGGCGCCTGGGTGAAAGCCGGAAACGGTCCCGCGGTCCACGTTCCGGCCACGCCGGCCACCATCCTGTCCACCCTCGGCGCCGGCGACGTCTACCACGGCGCCCTCCTCGCCGCTGTTGCCGCCGGCCTGCCGCTGGTCGACGCCGCAGCTTTCGCCGGCCGCACCGCCTCCGCCTCCTGCGAGGGACTGGACGGCCGTTCCAAAATCCCGCACCAGACCATTACTCCTGTCCTAGCCACGAACCACACCGCCTAG
- a CDS encoding NAD(P)-dependent oxidoreductase, with the protein MIASQRGIQDFVRGQATGTWDNGQRPSLADRRVLLVGYGGVGKAIDARLLPFETHVTRMASRERDDGRAASTGSIRCTRSCRCTPGERGTRPGGRH; encoded by the coding sequence ATGATTGCCAGCCAGCGCGGGATTCAGGATTTTGTGCGGGGCCAGGCGACTGGGACCTGGGACAACGGCCAGCGTCCCAGCCTGGCAGACCGCCGCGTGCTGCTGGTGGGTTACGGGGGAGTGGGCAAGGCCATCGATGCCAGGCTGCTGCCGTTTGAAACCCATGTGACACGGATGGCCAGCCGTGAACGCGACGACGGGCGGGCCGCATCCACGGGATCGATTCGCTGTACGCGCAGCTGCCGCTGCACTCCCGGTGAACGTGGCACGCGGCCCGGTGGCCGTCACTAA
- a CDS encoding glycosyl hydrolase 53 family protein, with translation MPFHIIGLSYYGYWHGTLANLQGAVTTLSSRFNKGAIVVETSCSFTLADNPNAHWVNVITSTTQLVKNCPATPAGQAANFRAVQDVVASAPGGRGLGAVYWEPGWRSVSEAFAVSGNVLEFMTPELVALPRQP, from the coding sequence GTGCCCTTCCACATCATCGGATTGTCCTACTACGGCTACTGGCACGGGACACTGGCCAACCTCCAAGGCGCCGTGACGACGCTGTCCTCCCGCTTCAACAAAGGCGCCATCGTCGTCGAAACGTCCTGCTCGTTCACCCTCGCCGACAACCCCAACGCCCACTGGGTGAACGTCATCACCAGCACCACACAGTTGGTGAAGAACTGCCCGGCCACCCCGGCCGGGCAGGCAGCCAACTTCCGCGCCGTCCAGGACGTCGTGGCTTCCGCCCCAGGCGGCCGCGGACTCGGCGCTGTCTACTGGGAGCCAGGTTGGCGCTCGGTCTCGGAGGCATTCGCGGTGTCCGGCAACGTCCTGGAGTTCATGACCCCGGAGCTCGTGGCCCTACCCCGTCAGCCATAG
- a CDS encoding histidine phosphatase family protein produces MATVILVRHGRTTANATGLLAGRAVGVSLDQIGREQAALTGDRIAAVPVVGVVSSPLERCQQTAQLILDRQAGSPYAPVEPDLTECDYGQWQGRTLSDLATEDLWPVVQSQPSAVVFPGGESMAAMQARSVAAIRRHDTAFEAEYGPGAVWVAVSHGDIIKSILADALGMHLDLFQRINVGPASVSIVRYGASRPSVYATNTDAGDLSWLSNGIQSGDAPVGGGAGQKAP; encoded by the coding sequence ATGGCGACAGTTATCCTCGTGCGGCACGGCCGCACCACAGCCAATGCCACTGGACTGCTGGCCGGCCGGGCCGTCGGCGTCAGCCTGGACCAGATCGGGCGCGAACAGGCGGCTCTGACGGGAGACCGGATCGCGGCCGTGCCAGTCGTCGGGGTGGTGTCCAGCCCTCTTGAGCGTTGTCAGCAGACCGCCCAGCTCATCCTCGATCGCCAGGCTGGCTCGCCGTACGCGCCGGTCGAGCCCGATCTCACCGAGTGCGATTACGGCCAGTGGCAGGGCCGCACGCTAAGTGATCTCGCGACCGAGGATTTGTGGCCGGTTGTGCAGTCGCAACCGTCGGCCGTCGTCTTTCCCGGTGGTGAATCCATGGCCGCGATGCAGGCTCGGTCGGTGGCAGCGATTCGACGCCACGATACAGCCTTCGAAGCCGAGTACGGGCCAGGGGCCGTGTGGGTGGCGGTGAGTCACGGTGACATCATCAAGTCAATCCTCGCCGACGCGCTCGGCATGCACCTTGACCTGTTCCAGCGTATTAACGTAGGCCCCGCTTCCGTGTCGATCGTGCGCTACGGGGCTAGTCGGCCGAGCGTTTACGCGACCAACACCGACGCGGGTGATCTGTCGTGGCTGTCGAACGGCATCCAGTCTGGCGATGCGCCGGTGGGCGGCGGTGCAGGGCAAAAGGCGCCATGA
- a CDS encoding prolipoprotein diacylglyceryl transferase family protein, translated as MIGLPFAGDGLVHAGLLGLGILAALLFYACEKRWRGLSDPRLWPIAGFAVAFGAIGSRVLTWDVSRQVSLADWWENGDLSILAGLVGAWLGVHLGKRLTHYGESTRDLLAPAVALVLVIGCVGCLLTELPGTPGGGAWGITLTPGQAAMLGGRPGEGLHPSFAYEIQFHVAAFALMWRYRDRLPHPGDLFICYVTSYALFRSGVKVVRGNELFWPGMSRPQCFLLMILPLLLWRMLRDSGNHSAQSRKEEWHE; from the coding sequence ATGATCGGGCTTCCCTTCGCGGGAGACGGGCTAGTGCACGCCGGCCTGTTAGGGCTGGGAATCCTCGCAGCCTTGCTGTTCTACGCCTGTGAGAAGCGCTGGCGTGGCCTGTCCGACCCGCGGTTGTGGCCCATTGCCGGTTTCGCTGTAGCCTTCGGGGCGATCGGTTCGAGGGTGCTCACGTGGGATGTTTCCCGCCAGGTCTCCTTGGCGGACTGGTGGGAAAACGGTGACCTCAGCATCCTCGCGGGCCTTGTAGGGGCGTGGCTCGGCGTCCACTTGGGTAAGCGGCTGACACATTACGGCGAATCGACCCGGGATTTGCTTGCGCCCGCGGTCGCCTTGGTGCTGGTCATCGGGTGCGTCGGCTGTCTCTTGACGGAACTGCCCGGCACCCCGGGTGGGGGCGCATGGGGGATAACACTCACGCCCGGGCAGGCAGCGATGCTGGGCGGACGACCCGGGGAAGGGCTCCACCCGTCCTTTGCCTACGAAATCCAGTTCCATGTGGCCGCATTCGCGCTCATGTGGCGCTATCGTGACCGCCTGCCTCATCCTGGCGACCTCTTCATCTGCTACGTGACTTCCTACGCCTTGTTCCGGTCCGGGGTCAAAGTCGTCCGGGGCAACGAGCTGTTCTGGCCGGGGATGAGTCGTCCCCAATGTTTCCTCCTGATGATTCTCCCCCTGCTGCTCTGGCGGATGCTGCGGGATTCGGGAAACCACTCCGCCCAAAGTCGGAAAGAAGAGTGGCATGAGTGA
- a CDS encoding DeoR/GlpR family DNA-binding transcription regulator: MSSSHEEAPLTPRQRTILDQLERRGFISTMDLAETFAVSDMTVRRDTRVLSQKGLVRVVHGGVSAVNANGQNADFAARVREDSDAKQRVARACVSMISERDAIILDAGTTTYQIAQELPASFAGTIITHSAPAIQRCLQLTSARTICLGGELLLDSQAFNGPMTVSAAAGLRAKTAFIGVSGIHDEAFYIERDVERATKIALMNSAEQVVVVATHQKMLRYALARLAAFDAADVLITDAPPPREIEAALRAANVKLVVAR; this comes from the coding sequence ATGAGCAGCTCACATGAAGAGGCGCCGCTGACGCCCCGCCAGCGCACCATCCTGGACCAACTCGAGCGTCGGGGGTTCATCTCCACGATGGACCTCGCCGAAACGTTCGCGGTCTCGGACATGACGGTTCGGCGGGACACCCGCGTGCTGTCCCAAAAGGGGCTGGTGCGGGTTGTGCACGGCGGAGTCAGCGCGGTCAACGCCAACGGGCAGAATGCGGACTTCGCGGCCAGGGTTCGGGAGGACTCCGACGCGAAGCAGAGGGTGGCGCGGGCCTGTGTGTCGATGATCAGCGAGCGGGACGCCATCATCCTGGACGCCGGAACCACCACCTACCAGATCGCCCAGGAGTTGCCGGCGTCGTTTGCGGGCACCATCATCACGCATTCGGCCCCCGCCATCCAACGGTGCCTGCAGCTGACATCTGCCCGGACCATCTGCCTCGGTGGTGAGCTGCTCCTGGACAGCCAGGCCTTCAACGGGCCCATGACGGTCTCCGCCGCAGCCGGCCTCCGCGCGAAGACGGCGTTTATCGGGGTCAGCGGAATCCATGACGAGGCGTTCTACATCGAACGGGACGTGGAACGCGCCACCAAGATTGCGCTGATGAATTCCGCGGAACAAGTGGTGGTGGTGGCCACGCACCAGAAAATGCTGCGGTACGCGCTGGCCCGGCTTGCGGCGTTTGACGCGGCCGACGTCCTGATCACGGATGCTCCGCCGCCGCGGGAGATCGAGGCAGCGCTGCGGGCCGCCAACGTCAAACTGGTGGTGGCGCGGTGA
- a CDS encoding SCO1664 family protein codes for MPAPDLVTAELTLTGRITTASNATFLGSIGNVAVVYKPIAGESPLWDFPHSTLAHREVAAYLVSQVFGWDVVPRTWLRDGPLGKGMVQLWQESDPDQNAVDLVAADDVPETGWKQVLEGQDENGRMVALVHEDSPALRRMAVFDMVVNNADRKGNHILAMTDGHRHGVDHGLTFHRDHKLRTVLWGWMGDDLTIEERDGIDRVSEGLDDELGRNLADLLSAEEIASLAARCARLRSAGRFPAPSGEMPAVPWPLF; via the coding sequence ATGCCAGCGCCGGACCTAGTGACCGCCGAGCTGACGCTCACGGGCCGCATCACGACGGCTTCAAACGCTACATTCCTGGGCAGCATCGGCAACGTGGCGGTCGTCTATAAGCCGATAGCAGGCGAAAGTCCGCTGTGGGATTTTCCGCACAGCACCCTGGCTCACCGGGAGGTGGCCGCCTACCTGGTCTCGCAAGTCTTCGGCTGGGACGTCGTGCCGCGCACCTGGCTGCGTGATGGTCCATTAGGTAAAGGAATGGTGCAGCTGTGGCAGGAGTCAGACCCCGACCAGAACGCAGTGGACCTCGTTGCGGCGGACGACGTACCGGAGACCGGGTGGAAACAAGTCCTTGAGGGTCAGGATGAGAACGGACGGATGGTTGCCCTCGTTCACGAAGACTCGCCAGCGCTCAGACGAATGGCGGTGTTCGACATGGTCGTCAACAACGCCGACCGCAAAGGCAACCACATTCTGGCCATGACGGACGGACACCGGCACGGAGTGGACCATGGGCTCACCTTTCACCGTGACCACAAGCTGCGCACGGTGCTGTGGGGATGGATGGGAGACGATCTGACCATCGAGGAACGCGACGGCATCGACCGTGTGAGCGAAGGACTGGACGATGAGCTGGGCCGAAACTTGGCGGACTTGCTTAGCGCCGAAGAAATCGCATCGCTCGCCGCGCGCTGCGCCCGGTTGCGCTCGGCCGGGCGGTTTCCGGCTCCGAGCGGTGAGATGCCGGCGGTGCCCTGGCCGCTGTTCTAA
- a CDS encoding DUF3090 domain-containing protein: MPTRVHEFAWPDRVVVGTIGLPGTRTFYLQVRSGTQIVSIALEKQQSALLAEKIDEILDQLITVEGNPFSVPAGTPIELVDNDQLEAVEEQFRAGAMSLGWDPTTAQVVVEAYPITDVDADDNDESLDEDGANEPEMLLLRMPVGTARAFAKRTREIVGAGRPTCSLCGYPIDADGHICTLPEV, from the coding sequence ATGCCTACACGAGTTCACGAGTTTGCCTGGCCTGATCGGGTCGTCGTTGGCACCATTGGCCTTCCGGGGACGCGCACGTTCTATTTGCAGGTGCGCTCAGGGACGCAGATCGTGAGTATCGCCCTGGAGAAGCAGCAGTCGGCTCTGCTCGCGGAGAAGATCGACGAAATTCTCGACCAGCTCATCACCGTCGAGGGCAACCCCTTCAGCGTTCCCGCGGGTACTCCCATTGAACTTGTCGACAATGACCAGCTTGAGGCCGTTGAGGAGCAGTTTCGCGCCGGTGCCATGAGCTTGGGTTGGGACCCAACCACGGCCCAGGTCGTAGTAGAGGCGTACCCCATCACCGATGTCGATGCTGATGACAACGACGAATCGCTTGATGAGGACGGCGCCAACGAACCCGAAATGCTGCTGTTGCGAATGCCGGTCGGCACCGCCCGCGCATTCGCCAAGCGCACCCGTGAGATCGTGGGGGCCGGGCGTCCGACGTGTTCGCTCTGCGGTTACCCCATAGACGCCGATGGGCACATCTGCACCCTTCCCGAGGTCTGA